GAGTCTTTTCCGGATCGGAAATCGCCATCGTTTCCTCCCGACGGGTACGCTTGGAGCAACTGGCCAAAAATGGCGATCGCAAAGCCAAACTCGCGCTCAAACTCGCCAATTCGCCCAACAACTTCCTCTCCACCGTCCAAATCGGCATTACCCTAATCGGTATTCTTAGTGGTGCGGTGGGCGGCGCGACTCTGGCCCAACGCTTAGAAGGATTGCTGGGCAGCATTCCCCTCCTGTACCCCTACCGGGAGGTTCTAAGTTTCGCGATCGTCGTTAGCATCATCACTTACCTATCCTTAGTCGTCGGCGAACTCGTTCCCAAGCGCCTTGCCCTCAATAGCCCCGAACCGATTGCCTGCGCCGTCGCAGGACCAATGCGCTGGCTCTCGCGCGCGGCTGCGCCCGTCGTGTATCTGTTAGGGATATCCACCGATCTCTTGCTCAAAATGTTGGGCTTGCGGGAATCTCAAGAGTCGCCCGTGACGGAGGAAGAAATTAAAATTTTGCTCGATCAGGCAACGCAGGCGGGAACTTTTGAAGAAGCAGAACGCCAACTGGTGGGGCGAGTGTTTCGGCTCGGGGATCGCCCGATTCGAGCGTTGATGACTCCGCGCACCGAAATTGTCTGGCTCGATCTCAATAAACCTCTAAACGAAAACTGGGAAATCGCGATCGCGAGCGGTTATTCTCGATTTCCGGTGGGACATGGCAGTTTAGACCGCTGTTTGGGGATTGCGCGCCTTCGCAACTTATTTGAAGCTTCAATGGCTGGCGAGACTATCAATCTGGAAGCTAAACTGCAATCGCCCCTGTACGTGACCGAAACCATGCAATCTTTAAAGGTGCTGGAACTTTTTAAAAAAGAAGGAACCCGCGTTGCGCTGGTGAGTGACGAGTACGGGGGAATCGAAGGCTTGGTGACGCTCAGCGATTTAGTAGAAGCTTTAGTCGGCGAACTACCTTCTTTAGAAGATTTAGACGAACCGATGTCGGTGCGACGAGAAGATGGTTCTTGGTTGCTGGATGGCTTGCTTTCTGCCGATGACTTGAAAGATCTCTTAAATCGAGAAGTCCTGCCCTACGAAGCGCGGGGCGAATATCATACCCTCGGCGGCTTGATGATGACCCATTTGGGGCATATTCCGACAGCAGGAGAATATTTTGAGTGGAGCGGATTGCGCTTTGAAGTGATGGATATGGATGGGATTCGGGTCGATAAGGTGCTGGTGAGCGAATTACCGGCAGAACCAACACTGCCAGAATCGGGAGCGGATTAAAGCTCGTTCAAAGCCAGCCAACCGAGAAACGCTGTCCGAAGTTGCGCTCGGACTATTGACTTTTGTAACAAACTATTTTGTCCGAGGGCAACAATGGCGGAAACTGGGGAGGACATCAATTTATCCCCATTTTCTTGAGGAGTTTAAAATCATGACCGATGCGCAAGTTCTCATTGCTTTGGTGATTGCTTTAATCCCCGGCATTTTAGCGATTCGTCTTTCGACCGAACTCTATAAATAAGCGCGATCGTTTAACAAACGTTAGTATCGAGGAGGGGGAACAGGAAATGTTCCCCTTCCATCCTATGGACTAAAGTTGCGATCCCGCAGGGAGCCGCGTAGCGGCACGCGCGGGCGATCCCCATTTGAGGGGGATAAGGTACGTTGACAATTATTCTCTAATTCAGTATTAATCAGAGAGAACGACAGAGCCAAAGGCATTTTCCGACCCAACCGGCTCGGAGCGGAAGCGTACCGGGGTTGAAGTCCGCCAGCCTGGAGGTTGTCGATCGATACCCAGACTAGATTGTCTTTACATGAGCGCCCTGCAAAAACGAACAGAACCCTTCAATCCCGAACGTCGTCCGGCAAGATCCTTACAGTCCCAGCGCAACCGGCGTTCTTCTTATCGCGCGATCGCGATCGAAAATCTAGTCAAAGTTTTAGTCAACGGCGTTTTGTCAGTTGCCGCAATTACAGCGCTGAGCGATTTATTGCCCTACCTTCAGTCAAATCGAGTCAAGCTGCGCGAAATTCGCGTACAAGTGAAAGAAACGCAACTGCAAGTCGATGAATTGCGCAATAAATTTAGCAATACCTTCGATCCCCATCAAGCCAATAGCGTCATGCAGGAACAAAGTGCGAGAATCGCTCGCAATCAACGTCGCGTTGTCTGGTTGGAGAAAAAAACAGAAAATAATGAATGATTAAGGGTGGAATCAATAAGGAATTCAAGTTCCTGCTTTAAAGCTTAAGTCCATGCTATGCGTATTTTATTGGTTGACGATGAAGTTGAATTTACGGAATCTTTAAGTGAAATTCTGACTCGCGAAGGCTATGAAGTCGATGTGGCGGGGAACGGAACGTTGGGATTGCAACTCGCGCAACAAAAAGTTTACGACTTGCTGGTGCTGGATTGGATGATGCCGCAATTATCCGGTTTGTCGTTGTGCCAGCAATTGCGCGATCGCGGTTCGGTTGCCCCAATTTTATTTTTAACCGCTAAGGATACCATCGACGATCGCGTTGTCGGTTTGGATGCGGGGGCGGACGATTATTTAGTTAAACCCTTTGAGTTGCGAGAATTGTTGGCGCGAGTGCGGGCGTTGTTGCGCCGCGCCGTCGAACAAATCCCCACTCCAGCCCCCGCGAACCTTTCCCAAAAACTCAAAGTTGACGATCTCGAACTCGATCGCGACAATCAACTCGCTTACCGCAACAATCGCGCGATCGAACTCTCAGAAAAAGAGACGCAATTACTCGAATATTTTATGCAATATCCCGGTCAACTTCTCGTTCACGAACAAATTTATCAACAGTTGTGGGCAGAAGATGCACCGCCCAGCAGCAATGTTTTGGCTGCTTTAGTCCGATTATTGCGCCGAAAAATCGAGCAGAAAGGAGAAATTCCGCTCATTCATACCGTTTATGGAAAAGGCTATCGGTTCGGCATTATTGAGCGTTAATTTTTATTGTTTGAAATAGGGGTAGGAACGTTGACTTGCACATGGGTGTCAACTGGCTTGTAAATGTACGTTTCTAAACGCACCAAAATCTTGGCTGGTGGGCGCTGCCCACCCTACTAGAGAGCTAAACGCTGAAAATCTTGGCTTGCACATTGGTGTCAACTGGCTTGTAAATGTACGTTTCTAAACGCACCAAAATCTTGGCTGGTGGGCGCTGCCCACCCTACTAGACCTAATACCAATTTAAGATTGCGTTGCCTAGAATAAACTCTCCTAATCGATCGGGATAACGGTGCGTTACGCTTTGCTAACACACCCTACTGCCTAACGGCTCGGGCGATGGCTATTATAGCAACAGACATATCGATGAGGACAATCCGATCGGTAGAAAACCGGGCGAATGCCATTCGCCCCTACCCAAATTTGTCCTAACGGCCCGGGCGATGGCTATATCTGTAGGGACGTTGTATACAACGTCCCTACGGAGATGTTTGATTTCAGTGCCAATTCCTATCTAGTCTATTAAAATTTGTTCGTAGGTTGCTAGCAATAAATGCGGCTTCCAAGCCGTTATAAAATAGCCGATGGCAACTAAAACTGCCGAACTCAACGCAACGGGAATTGCTAAAGGAAAATAGATTAAATGACGGGAATCTTCTGCTATCATTTTAGCAAAGCGATCGCGGAAGATTTGCAACTTTCCGTTCGCGCCCTTCAAGCTTTCCTCCGATCGCAAATTTTTCTGTGCAGCCAGTCGCGTTTGCCAATAATAATCGTGACCGATGAGCAAAAATCGCCAGAAAAAGTGCGATAAACTCGAAGGCGGTGCGTGGGTTGCCCTTGCGCGCGGTTGTTTCCAAAGCACGTAACCTTCGCGGATTAAATTGCGGGCGTGAATATCGCAATTGCCGCGATATAGCGGTAAATCGAGGGGAATCGGATGCTGCAAGAGAAAATCGCGACGAAACGCTACATTATTGAGAAAATATTGGCGAGTTTTGCTGGGGGAAGTTTGCCCGGAGAAGGGCGGAAAAATGTAAGCAATCGCCATCGCCGTTCCATAAATTCCGACTCCCCGCGTCATCGTTTCGCCCGCAACAATTTGAACTTCTTCATGTTCAGAAAAAGTCTCTAACAGCATTCGCAACCATTGCGGTTCGTAGATACAGTCGGAATCGAAATAAACGACCACTTCCCCCGTTGCGAGTTCCGCACCGAGCATCTTGGCTTTATAGTACCCAGTATCGAGGGGCGCTTGATGGATTTTAATCCAAGGGTACTGCTTGCATAAGCGATCGAGCAAATCGAGAGGCGTATCGCCGCTTTCGATTAACCAAACTTCGTTCGCGCAGTTGGGCGACAAATCTTGATGGGCGAGGGAGGCTAAGGATTTCGTCAATCCCTCAAGATCGGCGTTTGCCAAGTTTTCGGTTTCAAGAACGATAGAAAAGCTAGGGAGTACCATCGGCAATGTTTGAGAGGTGGATATTTATTTGGATAATGGGATATTGAAATTGATAGTAAGATGCTGGAATTGACGCATTGCGTCCGCAGCAAAACTCAACTTGGCAAACCGACTGAATATTTTACCTTACTCGCGATCGTGGCAAATTCCCTGAACCTAAACAGTTACAAACAACAAATTGCCGACCTCTACAGTCGTCGCAGTCCGAGCTACGATGAGGGAGACTGGCATCCGAGAATCGCGCGCCGCCTGCTTGAATATACGCACCTTGCCCCCGGACAGCGCATTTTGGATATCGCCACCGGAACGGGGTTAATTGCCCTAGAAGCATCGCCAATTGTCGGTTCCCAAGGACGAGTGATTGGTGTGGACATTTCCGAAGGGATGTTAGAGAAAGCGCAACGCAAAGTTGATGCCCTTGGCTTCAAGAATATCGAATTATTGCTGGCAGATGCCGAAACCTTAAACTTTCCCGAAGATTATTTCGATCGCGTCTTCTGTTCTTCTGCTTTAATTTGGATGTCGGACTTAACCGCCGCCCTACGCCTCTGGCATCGCTTCCTCAAACCGGGCGGATTAATCGGTTTCCATGCCTTCGCCGATACCGCTTTTATTGGCGGCGTTCTTTCTCAAAAAATTTTGCAAAAGTACGGCGTATCGTTAACCTTAAATCAACCGACGGGAACGATCGAAAAATGTTACGAACTGTTGAAAAACGCTGGATTTGAAGCGATTAAAATCGAGCCGGAACAGTACGGAAGTTACGTGACTTTTGAGTATGCAAGAAGAATGTGGACGGGCAAAGATTATCCCGCGCCCGGTCAATTTCCCAATCCTCTAGCTCGGCTTTCTGAGATTGAGTTACAACAAGCAGAACGAGAGTTTGAGACAGCGTTAAAGGCGTTGCAGGGCGATCGCGGCATCTGGAACGATATTACAATCTTTTTTGCCAGGGGAAGGAAAAGGATATAGAAATCCGGTTCTTTCGCCATCATTGGGATAATTTTATAGCGCTACTTGAAAGGTGAAGCTACGTTTCTAAATGCACCGAAGTATTAGCTGGTGGGCGCTGCCCGCCCTACTAGACTAATGCCAATTAAAAATTAAAAATTAAAAATTAAAGATTAAGAAACCTATATCTATTAGGGGTTTCAGCCTCAAGATGTGTCGTCCGAACTCGGAGAATTGGTATAATCTTTAATGCTCATACCAGATTGATGTGAAGCTGCATAGAATGAAAAGCAGGGTGTGGAGCGCGAAGCGTAACGCACCGTTATCCTGAGAATTTAGGAGAGTTGATTCTAGGCAACGCAATCTTAAATTGGTATCAGTAGGCGGCAGTTGTAATTAAATAAAATGCGAGGAGGGCGGTTTTTTATTTCTAGATCGCTCTTATAACCACAGTTTCAGCTAAACCCGCCCCGACAGGTCTTGTTAACTTTTTTTATGCCCCCCTACTTATACCAATTCTCATTGATTTTGCACGATTCCCGAAGAGGGCATAACATTGTTCATTAGTGTCAACTTAAGCACGAGTGTTTGGTATAGCGTCATCCCAGCCCTCACCCCCCCGACCCCCCTCTCCCAATTTTGGGCGAGGGGGGAGAAGAATTCTCTCTTGCTCCCCTCTCCCAGGGTTGGGAGAGGGGCTGGGGGTGAGGGCGATTCCACTTTCTGAGTGGGGTTTCACGTTAAGTTGACATCAATGAACATTGTTATGCCCCTACGACGAAAAATTTAGTGCATTGTAACTGAGAATTGGTATTAATGCTAGGAGGTAAAGTCAAACTGTGGCTGACGACTTGCCACGGCTGAATTGTTGTAGCTTTGCCGCGTTCTCTCTCTAGTAAATCGACGGCGGCATCCACCGTTAAGTTGAAGGGAGTCGCGATCGCGATTTCTGCCGCTTGACCGCAACATTCATAGCAGCGCAAAATATAAGCATCGGGACAATCTTCCGCCCGTTTAAACGCCATCAATACCAAGTTTTCTGCCGAGAGATCGAGTAAACTCGCGACGGGCGGTAAATCGGTTAAATCGTCGGTTTGTCCCACTCCAAAGAACACTTGTAACGGTTGATTGAGTTCGTAGCCGCGACGTACCGTTTGCGCGTCTTTCCAAGAACCCGCATGGGGGTAAACTGCGTAAGTAAACTGATGCAAACCGCGATCGGCATCGGCATGAGGCCACATGGAAGCCCGCAGTAACGTCAGGCGCAACTGCTGCGGTTGCACGTCGTAGCCATATTTGCAATCATTGAGTAAGCTCGCGCCGTAGCCCGCCGGTGAAGTTAAATCCGCCCATTGCAACGCCGGAACTTCCCATTTGGCTTTCTCGGCGGGGGTTTGCGGTTGGGTTGGGCGATCGATCGCACCGCAGGGAATTTCAAAGGTTGCGAAGTCTGCTTCGAGGTTGAGGGGGAAGGCGGCTTTCACGAGAACGTGACGTTCTTGCCAATCAACGGTTGTGGCAATGTTAAGGACTGGCGAATGCGTATCGAGAATGTAGTCTTGGGTGAATTGGGATTGGTTGAGTTGGCGGATGACGCGCAGGCGTTGGCGAAGGTTGCCGCGTTCTTGCCACGCGATCGCGATTAATTGGGCTGGCGGTAGGGGATGCTGCGCGTAGTTGGGGTCGATATTCCACGCATCCCAATATTGTCCCTCATCTTGGAACGCTTGCAGTTGGTTGCCCGCCCCGTTAAGGACTTCGCGCTGGTGGATTTTGTCGAAGATGCGATCGATGTCGCCGGTTTGGGGATTAATAGCGACTTTTAGGATTTGATTTTCGAGGATAAATTCACTAACGTTTTCGCTTGCGATCTCCCTCTTATCCTCCTTACTCAGTCCCCAAAAGAGACGATAACCGATCGCGGGAATTTCTTCAGCCAGAAAAATTATTCCCTGTTCGCTTCGTTGCACCGGAAGTTGCTGCCCTTCGGCGTTATAAATTTCCCAGTCCGTCCCGTCGCTTGGCAGTTCGACGAGGTGGGAACGTTCCCAGTTGAGGGAGTTGAAGACGAGGAGGGGTTTAGCGTCGGGATGGGGCGGCGGGGGGAGGATAATGCGGGATGCGATCGCCCTCCAAGCTTGTTGTAAGATCGTTTCCGCGATCGCGATCGCTTCTTCCCAATCTCGATTCGCGCGCACGAACACTTCAAGAATCGAGGTTCCGGGTAAAATATCGTGGAACTGATTGAATAAAACCTTTTTCCAAGCCCGTTCGATCTCAGCTTGAGGGGCAGAATTAAGTGCTTTTTCTTCTACATTTTTCTTGGATTTCTCTGCTTTCTGGTTAACTCCGACGCGATCGATAATTTCCGCCAGCGT
This portion of the Oscillatoria sp. FACHB-1406 genome encodes:
- a CDS encoding glycosyltransferase family 2 protein; protein product: MVLPSFSIVLETENLANADLEGLTKSLASLAHQDLSPNCANEVWLIESGDTPLDLLDRLCKQYPWIKIHQAPLDTGYYKAKMLGAELATGEVVVYFDSDCIYEPQWLRMLLETFSEHEEVQIVAGETMTRGVGIYGTAMAIAYIFPPFSGQTSPSKTRQYFLNNVAFRRDFLLQHPIPLDLPLYRGNCDIHARNLIREGYVLWKQPRARATHAPPSSLSHFFWRFLLIGHDYYWQTRLAAQKNLRSEESLKGANGKLQIFRDRFAKMIAEDSRHLIYFPLAIPVALSSAVLVAIGYFITAWKPHLLLATYEQILID
- the psaM gene encoding photosystem I reaction center subunit XII, with translation MTDAQVLIALVIALIPGILAIRLSTELYK
- a CDS encoding alpha-mannosidase, which gives rise to MQDLSKEITAQLDRLRQLTQTDVQNSWYCSFQDFAIAERSCPPIQPETWQTVTLNPKDYIVWEAGKKVCWLAQRFVIPHDLQRYPITGFSLRLSLVWWAENVKIFVNGQFVQEGDLFESSVRILLTPSAIPGEEFIVALRLISPGHDIGGLMKSTLIYEVPDYPINPNNPRLDPTFIADELTVLHQYWQRFQPENLPILATSLKPIDVTKTSNRPEFNASLDRLRRTLQPHAASLKERCIKILSHAHLDLAWLWELEETWDVSQRTFESVLNLQKDFPDLTFCHTSPALYEWVENNRPQLFEAIQAAVRNESWNVLGGMWVEPEMNLISGESIARQLLYGQRYTREKFGKIAAVAWLTDSFGFCWQLPQFLQQAGIEYFVTQKLHWNDTTEFPHGAFWWQSPDGSQIFTLMSPPNREGVMDTNPRVMSAYAAGWEAQTGLQESFWLPGVGDKGGGPSRDMLEVQQRWRHSPFFPRLEFTTAEGYLQSCREKIASTAPVWNDELYLEFHRGCYTTHADQKRYNRRCEALLYRAELWSTLAEIIDRVGVNQKAEKSKKNVEEKALNSAPQAEIERAWKKVLFNQFHDILPGTSILEVFVRANRDWEEAIAIAETILQQAWRAIASRIILPPPPHPDAKPLLVFNSLNWERSHLVELPSDGTDWEIYNAEGQQLPVQRSEQGIIFLAEEIPAIGYRLFWGLSKEDKREIASENVSEFILENQILKVAINPQTGDIDRIFDKIHQREVLNGAGNQLQAFQDEGQYWDAWNIDPNYAQHPLPPAQLIAIAWQERGNLRQRLRVIRQLNQSQFTQDYILDTHSPVLNIATTVDWQERHVLVKAAFPLNLEADFATFEIPCGAIDRPTQPQTPAEKAKWEVPALQWADLTSPAGYGASLLNDCKYGYDVQPQQLRLTLLRASMWPHADADRGLHQFTYAVYPHAGSWKDAQTVRRGYELNQPLQVFFGVGQTDDLTDLPPVASLLDLSAENLVLMAFKRAEDCPDAYILRCYECCGQAAEIAIATPFNLTVDAAVDLLERERGKATTIQPWQVVSHSLTLPPSINTNSQLQCTKFFVVGA
- a CDS encoding methyltransferase domain-containing protein, which codes for MLELTHCVRSKTQLGKPTEYFTLLAIVANSLNLNSYKQQIADLYSRRSPSYDEGDWHPRIARRLLEYTHLAPGQRILDIATGTGLIALEASPIVGSQGRVIGVDISEGMLEKAQRKVDALGFKNIELLLADAETLNFPEDYFDRVFCSSALIWMSDLTAALRLWHRFLKPGGLIGFHAFADTAFIGGVLSQKILQKYGVSLTLNQPTGTIEKCYELLKNAGFEAIKIEPEQYGSYVTFEYARRMWTGKDYPAPGQFPNPLARLSEIELQQAEREFETALKALQGDRGIWNDITIFFARGRKRI
- the rppA gene encoding two-component system response regulator RppA, with product MRILLVDDEVEFTESLSEILTREGYEVDVAGNGTLGLQLAQQKVYDLLVLDWMMPQLSGLSLCQQLRDRGSVAPILFLTAKDTIDDRVVGLDAGADDYLVKPFELRELLARVRALLRRAVEQIPTPAPANLSQKLKVDDLELDRDNQLAYRNNRAIELSEKETQLLEYFMQYPGQLLVHEQIYQQLWAEDAPPSSNVLAALVRLLRRKIEQKGEIPLIHTVYGKGYRFGIIER
- a CDS encoding hemolysin family protein, whose amino-acid sequence is MSGIAFEIFFILLLIVANGVFSGSEIAIVSSRRVRLEQLAKNGDRKAKLALKLANSPNNFLSTVQIGITLIGILSGAVGGATLAQRLEGLLGSIPLLYPYREVLSFAIVVSIITYLSLVVGELVPKRLALNSPEPIACAVAGPMRWLSRAAAPVVYLLGISTDLLLKMLGLRESQESPVTEEEIKILLDQATQAGTFEEAERQLVGRVFRLGDRPIRALMTPRTEIVWLDLNKPLNENWEIAIASGYSRFPVGHGSLDRCLGIARLRNLFEASMAGETINLEAKLQSPLYVTETMQSLKVLELFKKEGTRVALVSDEYGGIEGLVTLSDLVEALVGELPSLEDLDEPMSVRREDGSWLLDGLLSADDLKDLLNREVLPYEARGEYHTLGGLMMTHLGHIPTAGEYFEWSGLRFEVMDMDGIRVDKVLVSELPAEPTLPESGAD